A stretch of DNA from Streptococcus sp. NPS 308:
CCTTATCTCTTGTTGTCAAGCCTTGGATAGAAAGGGCAATCGGCCAGATATAGCGATAGAAGGTGTGAGAACTTCCAAGTCCACTAGCATATTCACCTTGGTAGAAGTATGGATTTTCAGGGCTCAGAATGGTGCGACGAGTTGCTTGATACACTTCATCATCCACATCACAGTAACCAAGATAGGGAGCAGCCAGTAGACTCGGTACATTTGGATCATCCATGATGCTGGCATTTCCTAGACCATCCACTTCAAAGGCGTAAATCTTTTCACCCTTGCTATTGGTGGTGTAGGCATAGTTTTCGATCCCTTCTTGAATCTCAGCCTGCAGACGTTTAGCGTCTGCCACGATGTTTTGGCTATCAGCTAGATTCAATTCTGCAAAGATTTCTTGGACATAACCCAAGACAACGACTGCAAACATATTGGATGGAATCAAATAGCTATACTGACAGCAATCATCACTTGGACGGAAGGCTGACCAGGTCATCCCTGTCACGGCAAAGTCAGGACCAAAGCCGTCATTTACCAAAGTGTCTTCCTTACGGTCAGTATCACGAACAAAGCGATAAGGAGAGTTCTTGTGGTCTTGCTCAACGGTCCAGAGATGAAGAATTTCCTTGGTCGCTGCGACAAAAGTCTCATCAAACTGACTGGTCTCGCCAGTCTCTTTCCAAAGGAGATAAGCCAACTGCAAAGGATAGCAAAGCGAGTCCACCTCATACTTGCGTTCCCAGATCCAGCCGTTAAGATCTGTGTGGTCAGTCTCGTGGTGGCCCTTCCAGTTCTCCTCAATGTTAAAGGAATTGGCATAAGGATCCTTGAGTACCAAGGTCATCTGACGCTTGACCAAACCTGCAATGGTCTGACGCAAGAGAGGATCTCTTTTAGCCACATGAAGATAGGGTCTGAGTTGGGCAGTCGAATCCCGAAGCCACATGGCAGGGATATCCCCTGTTAATACAAAGGTCGAACCATCTTCTAGAATCTCAACCGTATTGTCCAAGGTGTCGGTATAGCAACGCTCAAAGACATCCACCCACTCCGGATGGTCCTTGGCACGCTCTGCTACTTCATCCAGCCACTCTCTGACGATTTCTTTAGAATAAACCATTTTTAATTTTACCTCTTTCAAACAAGTTTCATGTTCAGTATATAGTTTTTGAGACAGAAAATACATACACAAATGATAGTCATTTTTCTACAAAATTGCTTACTTTCGAACCCCATATCTAAAGGTCTCATTTTTCTGATATAATGTAGAAAAACAGCTAAAGGAAATACCATGAAACCACTACTTGAAACCATCGATACCCGCTTTGGTACTGCTAGCAAGCATGCCTTCTCTCGGGGAAATACCCTACCATACACAGGCGTGCCTTTTGGGATGAATTATTTTGTGCCCCAGACTAGTGACCAGGACGGATCTTGGTTTTTCGATCCGCATCTGCCCATCTTTCAGGGAATTCGCTTAACCCACCAGCCCAGTCCTTGGATTGGGGACTACTCATGGCTCCTTCTGACACCTGTCACAGGCCAGCTTGGGGGAGACAGTCTCTTTCACCGCCAGTCTTCTTATGATATAGATAAAGCTTGCTTCCAGCCTCACTATTTGAAACTCTTTTCTCTGCGCTATCAGATTGAAACCCAGCTCACACCGACTTGCTATGGCGCTTCTATGCGCCTAGAGCAAAAGCAAGGCAAAGCCCTCGCCCTCTACCTTCATGCAGCAGATGACCTAACAGTGGAGCAAGTAGATAAGCGGACTCTGGCCCTACGACAAGAAGGCAAAACAGAGACCAATAAAAATCCGCTGATACTCTTCACCGCCCTACAAATGAACACGGATATTCTTGCTGTCAGCCAAGAAAGCGGAGACTGGCGAATTGACCTCGCAGATAGCCATGCTGAAATCCAACTAGCGACTTCCTTTATTTCTCCTTCTCAAGCGCTGCTTAATCTACCTCAAACGGACTTTGATAACTGTAAAGCAAATGCCCTAGCAGACTGGGAAAATCTCCTCCACCGTTTTGATATCGTGGAGACAGGGGAAGCCGACCGAACCTTTTTTGACCACTGCCTCTACAGACTCTTCCTCTTCCCACAGACATTTTATGAGGTGAACGAGTCAGGGCAAGCCATCCACATGGATTTGTCTACTGGTACTGTCAAGCCTGGTGTCCTCTTTAGCAACAATGGTTTCTGGGATACCTTCCGCACCACCTTTCCCCTCTTTGCCCTTATCATACCAGAACACTATCACCGCTTTCTAGAAGGTTTCCTCAATAGCTACCGTGATACTGGATTCCTGCCTAAATGGCTGGCTCCAGATGAACGTGGTATGATGCCTGGTACTCTATTGGACGGCATTATCGCAGATAACGCCTGCAAGGAAATGGCTCCCGACTTGGAAGAAGAACTCCTCCAAGCCATGCTGGAGACAGCCACCAAGTCCGACCCTCTCGGCATCAATGGTCGCCATGGACTAACCCAATACCAAGAGTTAGGCTATCTCTCTACTGACCACCACGAAAGCGTCAGCCACACCCTAGACTACGCCTATAGTGATTTTTGCATCGCCAGCTGTGCCGAAAAACAAGGTCAGAATGACATCGCCCAGACTTATAAGGTCGCATCGCAGAATTTCCGTCATCTCTTTGACTCTGAGACAGGCTATATGCGTGCGCGAGATCGTCAAGGCAACTTCCGACCTGACTTCTCTCCTTACAGTTGGGGACGAGACTACGCCGAATGTTCTGCCATTCAAGCGACTTTGGGCGTTCTACACGACATCCCTGGCTTAATCCAACTGATGGGTGGAAAAGAAACCTTTAGCCACTACCTTTTGAAAGCCTGTCAGGATGCTCCTCTCTTTGAAACGACTGGCTATGGTTATGAGATTCACGAGATGAGCGAGATGGCTACTGCTCCTTTTGGACAAGTCGCCATTTCCAACCAACCTAGTTTCCACATCCCTTATCTCTTCCGCTACAGTGACTACCCTGACTACACTGCTCTTCTCATCAAATCGATACGTCAGAAAGCCTTTCACCCAAGTTGGCAAGCCTATCCTGGCGATGAGGATAATGGCAGTCTCTCTGCTTGGTACATCTGGTCGGCTCTTGGATTCTACCCGACCTGTCCAGGAAAACCAAGCTACGATCTCGGAATCCCCCTCTTTGATCATCTCCGTGTCTACCTGGCTAAAGAAAATAAATGGTTGGATATCTATGCTGAACAAAACTACAGCCATTTTAACTTTGTCAAAGAGTGTCGATTGGACAAGACCCCTGTATCTAGCATCCAACACCAAGACCTCTTGAAAACTGAGCAACTGACCTTCACCCTCAGCTGGCTACCAAATCACTAATAACCAAAAGAACCTTTGCATCGCGCAAAGGTTCTTCTTTTATGAAACTTGGACTTGAAGTTGATCCACAAGCTGACCACCCACCATTAGATTCAGATAGAAATCTAAGGTTTTATCTCCTGCGAAATACAAGGTTGGTAGCGTCAACCTTTTTTCAGTCTCGCCAGCTTGAAACGCAAGGACTTGAATCTCATCCTGATAAGCGACACCATGCACACCCGT
This window harbors:
- a CDS encoding glycoside hydrolase family 125 protein, which translates into the protein MVYSKEIVREWLDEVAERAKDHPEWVDVFERCYTDTLDNTVEILEDGSTFVLTGDIPAMWLRDSTAQLRPYLHVAKRDPLLRQTIAGLVKRQMTLVLKDPYANSFNIEENWKGHHETDHTDLNGWIWERKYEVDSLCYPLQLAYLLWKETGETSQFDETFVAATKEILHLWTVEQDHKNSPYRFVRDTDRKEDTLVNDGFGPDFAVTGMTWSAFRPSDDCCQYSYLIPSNMFAVVVLGYVQEIFAELNLADSQNIVADAKRLQAEIQEGIENYAYTTNSKGEKIYAFEVDGLGNASIMDDPNVPSLLAAPYLGYCDVDDEVYQATRRTILSPENPYFYQGEYASGLGSSHTFYRYIWPIALSIQGLTTRDKAEKKFLLDQLVACDGGTGVMHESFHVDDPTLYSREWFSWANMMFCELVLDYLGIR
- a CDS encoding GH92 family glycosyl hydrolase, which codes for MKPLLETIDTRFGTASKHAFSRGNTLPYTGVPFGMNYFVPQTSDQDGSWFFDPHLPIFQGIRLTHQPSPWIGDYSWLLLTPVTGQLGGDSLFHRQSSYDIDKACFQPHYLKLFSLRYQIETQLTPTCYGASMRLEQKQGKALALYLHAADDLTVEQVDKRTLALRQEGKTETNKNPLILFTALQMNTDILAVSQESGDWRIDLADSHAEIQLATSFISPSQALLNLPQTDFDNCKANALADWENLLHRFDIVETGEADRTFFDHCLYRLFLFPQTFYEVNESGQAIHMDLSTGTVKPGVLFSNNGFWDTFRTTFPLFALIIPEHYHRFLEGFLNSYRDTGFLPKWLAPDERGMMPGTLLDGIIADNACKEMAPDLEEELLQAMLETATKSDPLGINGRHGLTQYQELGYLSTDHHESVSHTLDYAYSDFCIASCAEKQGQNDIAQTYKVASQNFRHLFDSETGYMRARDRQGNFRPDFSPYSWGRDYAECSAIQATLGVLHDIPGLIQLMGGKETFSHYLLKACQDAPLFETTGYGYEIHEMSEMATAPFGQVAISNQPSFHIPYLFRYSDYPDYTALLIKSIRQKAFHPSWQAYPGDEDNGSLSAWYIWSALGFYPTCPGKPSYDLGIPLFDHLRVYLAKENKWLDIYAEQNYSHFNFVKECRLDKTPVSSIQHQDLLKTEQLTFTLSWLPNH